In Leisingera methylohalidivorans DSM 14336, a single genomic region encodes these proteins:
- a CDS encoding type I glyceraldehyde-3-phosphate dehydrogenase, protein MRLAINGFGRIGRAILRQILTTARGDGIEVVRINDIAPLDMCAYLFQYDSTFGPFAHPVAHGDEALQVMGRSIPVSHAPDLTRVDLSGVDLVLECTGIARTSDVAERGIKAGAAKVLISGPSPAAELTVVLGANEESLGDARIVSNASCTTNGLTPLVKLLDGIAGIDTAHMTTIHCYTNSQPMVDAPRGDFARSRGGAQSMVPTTTSAMHLIDEVLPHLKGRVSGAAVRVPTASVSAVDLVAQLKTPISGPEFTAALREGVAASQVLGWTDMPLVSSDLRARPESLVIAGPETRMAGEHQARVFGWYDNEWGFSARMLDVARLMAG, encoded by the coding sequence ATGAGACTTGCAATCAACGGATTCGGCCGCATTGGCCGCGCCATCCTGCGCCAGATCCTGACCACAGCGCGCGGAGACGGCATCGAAGTGGTGCGGATCAACGATATCGCGCCCTTGGACATGTGCGCCTATCTGTTCCAGTACGACAGCACCTTCGGCCCCTTTGCCCATCCGGTGGCGCATGGCGATGAGGCGCTGCAGGTGATGGGCCGCAGCATTCCCGTCAGCCATGCGCCCGACCTGACTCGCGTGGATCTGTCCGGTGTCGACCTGGTGCTGGAATGCACCGGCATTGCCCGCACCTCGGATGTCGCCGAACGCGGCATCAAGGCGGGCGCGGCCAAGGTGCTGATCTCCGGCCCCTCCCCCGCGGCGGAGCTGACCGTGGTGCTGGGGGCAAACGAGGAGAGCCTTGGCGACGCGCGGATCGTCTCCAATGCCTCCTGCACCACCAATGGGCTGACGCCGCTGGTCAAACTGCTGGATGGTATCGCCGGTATCGACACCGCCCATATGACCACGATCCATTGCTACACCAACTCGCAGCCGATGGTGGACGCGCCGCGCGGCGATTTCGCCCGCTCCCGCGGCGGCGCGCAGTCGATGGTGCCGACCACGACCTCGGCGATGCATCTGATCGACGAGGTGCTGCCGCATCTGAAAGGCCGGGTCAGCGGCGCCGCGGTGCGGGTGCCGACCGCCAGCGTGTCAGCGGTTGATCTGGTGGCGCAGCTGAAAACCCCGATCAGCGGGCCCGAGTTCACAGCCGCGCTGCGCGAAGGCGTTGCAGCCTCGCAGGTGCTGGGCTGGACAGATATGCCGCTGGTCTCGTCTGACCTGCGCGCGCGGCCTGAATCGCTGGTGATCGCCGGACCTGAAACCCGCATGGCCGGCGAGCATCAGGCGCGTGTGTTCGGCTGGTATGACAATGAATGGGGTTTTTCGGCCCGGATGCTGGATGTGGCACGGCTGATGGCCGGGTAA